Proteins from one Pithys albifrons albifrons isolate INPA30051 chromosome 2, PitAlb_v1, whole genome shotgun sequence genomic window:
- the FAXC gene encoding failed axon connections homolog, with amino-acid sequence MLWGVGLAAPRSCVADLSRNRSLSLGWCAGPEEPPPAFYGGEIVAFPLSGGGGTMAALGSDSWWKKTLYLTGGALLAAAAYLLHELLAIRKEEELDSKDAIILHQFSRPRNGVPSLSPFCLKMETYLRMADLPYQNYFDGKLSPQGKMPWIEYNHKKVSGTEFIIDFLEEKLGVNLNKHLGPHERAVSRAVTKMVEEHLYWTLAYCQWVENLHETQKMVSLFGPFSDLLKWIFCHLTKGIVKREMYGHGIGRFSEEEMYTLMEKDMRTLAGLLGDKKYIMGSTVSTVDATVFGHLAQAMWTLPGTRPERLIKGELINLAMYCERIRRKFWPEWHHDDDNTLYESEESSEASKTYSPLQDFSFYSRTETFDEEGNSISQTPDTDYTGHSLFDSDVDMDEYRDHEQCK; translated from the exons ATGCTGTGGGGGGTGGGCCTGGCGGCGCCGCGCTCCTGCGTGGCGGACCTGAGCCGCAACCGCAGCCTCTCGCTGGGCTGGTGCGCGGGGCCCGAGGAGCCGCCGCCCGCCTTCTATGGGGGCGAGATCGTCGCCTTCCCACTGTCGGGCGGCGGCGGCACCATGGCGGCGCTGGGCTCGGACTCCTGGTGGAAGAAGACGCTGTACCTGACGGGCGGAGCGCTGCTGGCCGCCGCCGCGTACCTGCTCCATGAGCTGCTCGCTATCCG GAAAGAGGAAGAGCTTGATTCGAAAGATGCCATCATACTGCATCAGTTTTCCAGGCCTAGGAATGGTGTTCCGAGTTTATCTCCATTCTGTCTGAAAATGGAAACATACTTGAGGATGGCTGATTTACCCTACCAG aACTATTTTGATGGAAAACTTTCCCCTCAAGGGAAAATGCCTTGGATTGAATACAATCACAAGAAAGTATCTGGCACTGAGTTCATTATTGACTTTTTGGAAGAGAAGCTTGGAGTGAATTTAAATAAACACCTTGGTCCACATGAAAGAGCTGTTTCCAGAGCTGTGACAAAAATGGTGGAGGAGCACTTATACTG GACTTTGGCTTATTGCCAGTGGGTGGAAAACCTTCATGAGACACAGAAGATGGTTTCTCTTTTTGGCCCCTTCAGCGACTTGCTGAAGTGGATCTTCTGCCATCTGACCAAAGGAATTGTGAAGCGGGAAATGTACGGCCATGGCATTGGCCGCTTCTCAGAGGAGGAGATGTACACACTGATGGAGAAGGACATGCGAACTCTAGCAGGCCTCCTGG GTGACAAGAAGTACATTATGGGATCAACTGTTTCCACTGTTGATGCCACTGTCTTTGGACATCTGGCACAGGCAATGTGGACACTACCAGGAACTCGACCAGAGAGACTAATCAAAG GTGAGCTGATTAACCTTGCTATGTATTGTGAAAGAATAAGGAGGAAATTTTGGCCAGAATGGCATCATGATGATGATAACACTCTGTATGAATCTGAGGAGAGCAGTGAAGCAAGCAAGACTTACTCCCCTTTGCAGGACTTCAGTTTTTATTCAAGGACAGAAACATTTGATGAGGAAGGGAACAGTATTTCCCAAACTCCTGACACCGATTACACTGGACACTCCCTCTTTGATTCGGATGTGGACATGGATGAATACAGAGATCATGAACAATGCAAGTGA